One Candidatus Chazhemtobacterium aquaticus genomic window, GGTTTTGCATCTACATCAGCCAGTAAAACCAGTATCATCACGGTAATCGCCAAGTTGCTTATTCTCGGCTTAGCTCCAAAAGTGGCCAACACCAACAAGTGTGGAACCAAAAATCCTCCCACCAACGAAACCACTCTCCACAACTCCCTCTCGTACCCTCCCTCCAAACGGCTAGATATTGCCAAAACATAAAGTACCAACAGATAAATGACTGTTAACAAAATAGGTTTCCTCCAAAAAGCTAAGTTCCGCATACTCTTTCATCATAATATATTGTCGACCCTAACAAAACGTGTTAGAACAAAGCCATGAACCGTTTTTATCCCATCATTCTCCTCATCGCCGTATTCACACTATCCGCCTGTCAAATATCTGATCTCCAATCACTACTTAAAACAGAACAAGTCATCACTCAAGAACCAAGTTGGACAGTCGATGGTAACACCTACACCACCACCGTTGAATACGATGTTCCTGAAGGCGCGGAGTCAAACTCCTTCTCCCTTGTTATCAAAGACGGCATTATCTCCTCCGTTGAAATCGGCATCACAACCACCAACAAAGCCAGTCTAAAATACCAACAAGACTTCGCCAAAAATATTGCCTCCATTGTTGTTGGTCAAAAAATTTCTGAACTAAAATCCATCGATCGAGTTAGTGGCGCCTCAGTCACCACCACTGCCTTTAACGACGCCCTCCTTAAACTCCAGCAACAACTCCAGTCTTAATTAATGTTTAGCTTCAACCTGACCGGCTTGGGCACCAGTTGGTCTATCATAATCGACACCCTTCGTCCTTCCAACCCCACCCATCTTTACTCTCTACTTCAACAACAACTAGTTGATTTTGAAGCCAAATACTCTCGTTTTCTTTCTACCAGCCAACTCTCACAACTTAACAACTCATCCTCTCCTTCTTATCCCCTCTCTCCCGATTTGCTTACCATGATTAACCTTGGACTTAAGCT contains:
- a CDS encoding FMN-binding protein; protein product: MNRFYPIILLIAVFTLSACQISDLQSLLKTEQVITQEPSWTVDGNTYTTTVEYDVPEGAESNSFSLVIKDGIISSVEIGITTTNKASLKYQQDFAKNIASIVVGQKISELKSIDRVSGASVTTTAFNDALLKLQQQLQS